From the Oncorhynchus nerka isolate Pitt River linkage group LG20, Oner_Uvic_2.0, whole genome shotgun sequence genome, one window contains:
- the LOC115101984 gene encoding zinc-binding protein A33-like: MASKASLSEVDFSCPVCCDIFKDPVVLLCSHSFCKACLEEYWKQKTSWECPVCRKKSSMEFPPCNLVLKNLCEAYLHDRSQRASAGPEVLCSQHSEKLKLFCLEDKQPICFVCQTSKKHKSHDCCPIDEAVLDHKEELKTALEPLQEKMKVFREVKLSCDQTANHIKSQTQHTERLIKMRFEKLHQFLYHEERARIAELKEEEEQKSQMMKKKIEKMSREISSLSDTIRTIEEELGAEDISFLQNYKDTVKRAQCTLPDPERVSGALIDVAKHLGNLQFRVWKKMQGVVHYTPVTLDPNTSHPDLILSDDLTSVRYSDEKQQLPDNPERFDGHRMVLGSKGFNSGTHSWDIDVRKNKGWDLGVITESVQRKGYNGYWHRSWGVLFGGGDYNTHVPNKPLTPLTVRQNPQRIRVQLDWEGGKLSFSDPVNNTHLHTFTHTFTERVFPYIRNLCFLHPLRVLPGKVSGSVDTVSV, translated from the exons ATGGCCTCTAAAGCTTCTCTCTCCGAGGTTGATTTCTCCTGTCCAGTATGCTGTGACATCTTCAAGGATCCTGTGGTCCTGTTGTGTAGCCACAGCTTCTGTAAAGCCTGTCTGGAGGAATACTGGAAACAGAAGACATCTTGGGAATGTCCAGTCTGCAGAAAGAAATCATCAATGGAATTCCCCCCCTGCAACCTGGTTTTAAAGAATCTGTGTGAGGCCTACTTACACGATAGAAGCCAGAGAGCTTCAGCAGGGCCTGAGGTGCTCTGCAGTCAACACAGTGAGAAACTCAAGCTCTTCTGTCTGGAGgataaacagcccatctgttttgTGTGTCAAACTTCCAAAAAGCATAAAAGCCATGACTGCTGCCCAATAGATGAAGCTGTACTGGATCATAAG GAGGAACTCAAGACTGCACTGGAGCCCTTACAGGAGAAGATGAAGGTCTTCAGAGAAGTTAAACTGAGCTGTGATCAAACAGCCAACCACATCAAG AGCCAGACCCAGCACACAGAGAGGCTGATTAAGATGAGGTTTGAGAAGCTTCATCAGTTTCTATATCATGAAGAGAGAGCCAGGATAGCTGAactgaaggaggaagaggagcagaaGAGTCagatgatgaagaagaagattgagaagatgagcagagagataTCATCACTTTCAGACACAATCAGAACCATAGAAGAAGAGCTGGGAGCTGAGGACATCTCATTCCTGCAG AACTACAAGGATACAGTGAAAAG AGCCCAGTGTACACTGCCAGATCCAGAGAGGGTTTCAGGAGCGCTGATCGATGTGGCAAAGCACCTGGGAAACCTGCAGTTCAGAGTCTGGAAGAAGATGCAGGGAGTAGTTCACTACA CTCCAGTGACTCTGGACCCCAACACTTCCCACCCAGatctcatcctgtctgatgatctGACCAGTGTGAGATACAGTGATGAGAAACAGCAGCTTCCTGACAACCCAGAGAGGTTTGATGGCCATAGAATGGTCCTGGGCTCTAAGGGTTTTAACTCAGGAACACACAGCTGGGACATTGATGTTAGGAAGAATAAAGGCTGGGACCTGGGTGTGATCACAGAGTCTGTCCAGAGGAAGGGATACAATGGTTATTGGCATAGATCCTGGGGTGTGTTGTTTGGTGGTGGTGATTATAACACACATGTACCAAATAAGCCACTCACTCCCctcacagtgagacagaatccccAGAGGATCAGAGTGCAGCTAGACTGGGAAGGAGGAAAGCTGTCATTCTCTGACCCTGTCAataacacacatctacacacattcacacacactttcACTGAGAGAGTCTTTCCATACATCAGGAATCTCTGTTTTCTCCACCCTCTGAGAGTGTTACCAGGTAAGGTGTCTGGATCAGtggatactgtctctgtctga
- the parapinopsina gene encoding parapinopsin a, with product MDHRQLLPNLHGNISSSPGSVSEALLSRTGFTILAVIIGVFSVSGVCMNVLVIVVTMRHRKLRQPLNYALVNLAVADLGCALFGGLPTMVTNAMGYFSMGRLGCVLEGFAVAFFGIAGLCSVAVIAVDRYVVVCRPMGAVMFQTRHAVGGVVLSWVWSFLWNTPPLFGWGSFELEGVRTSCSPNWYSREPGNMSYIILYFLLCFAIPFSIIMVSYARILFTLHQLSKLKVLEGNSTTRVEIQVVRMVVVMVMAFLLSWLPYAAFALSVILDPSLHINPLIATVPMYLAKSSTVYNPIIYVFMNRQFRDCAVPFLLCGLNPWASEPVGSEADTALSSVSKNPRVSPQ from the exons ATGGACCACCGACAGCTTCTCCCCAATCTCCATGGAAACATCTCCTCCTCCCCGGGCTCGGTCAGTGAAGCGCTGCTCTCCAGGACGGGCTTCACCATCCTGGCGGTGATCATTGGTGTGTTCTCGGTGTCCGGAGTCTGTATGAACGTCCTGGTCATCGTGGTGACGATGAGACACCGGAAGCTGCGCCAGCCTCTGAACTACGCCCTAGTCAACCTGGCAGTGGCTGACCTGGGCTGTGCTCTGTTCGGGGGACTGCCCACTATGGTCACCAACGCTATGGGCTACTTCAGCATGGGGCGGCTAGGCTGCGTGCTGGAGGGTTTCGCTGTGGCTTTCTTTG GTATTGCAGGTCTGTGTTCAGTGGCCGTGATAGCTGTGGACCGTTATGTGGTGGTGTGTCGACCAATGGGGGCGGTCATGTTCCAGACCAG GCACGCAGTCGGAGGGGTTGTCCTGTCCTGGGTGTGGTCGTTTTTATGGAACACCCCGCCTCTGTTTGGCTGGGGCAGCTTTGAACTGGAGGGGGTTAGGACCTCCTGCTCCCCAAACTGGTACAGCAGGGAACCAGGAAACATGTCTTACATCATCCTTTACTTCCTGCTCTGCTTTGCCATTCCTTTCTCCATCATCATGGTCTCCTACGCTCGCATCCTCTTCACACTGCACCAG tTGTCCAAGCTGAAGGTGTTGGAGGGCAACAGCACCACCCGCGTGGAGATACAGGTTGTGCGTATGGTGGTAGTCATGGTGATGGCCTTCCTGCTCAGCTGGTTGCCCTACGCGGCCTTTGCCCTCTCTGTGATCCTTGACCCCAGCCTCCACATCAACCCTCTCATTGCCACGGTGCCCATGTACCTGGCCAAGAGCAGCACTGTCTACAACCCCATCATATACGTGTTCATGAACAGACAG ttcCGGGACTGTGCTGTTCCTTTCTTGCTGTGTGGTCTGAACCCCTGGGCCTCAGAACCAGTGGGCTCTGAAGCTGATACCGCCCTGTCCTCCGTCAGCAAGAACCCACGAGTCTCACCCCAATGA
- the LOC115101986 gene encoding complement C1q tumor necrosis factor-related protein 3-like has product MKTMMKKTMLPLQLIVIVCLSYGQAEDSTNKQPISDDSRDPFSTLFSGLSAEVGNLRREVEDLRKSRNSVGVAFSAALRPPIQDNEGYGNTGPYQGDTNLVHSHIITNVGNAFSPQTGAFTAPVHGVYYFTFTSYTWKNEASIGVALYKNQEQVALVYEYQDKGDNEDFASNGATLQLAKGDIVYLVLPSGFQVTSNAFKNLSTFSGFLLFQVEG; this is encoded by the exons ATGAAGACAATGATGAAGAAGACGATGCTTCCTCTCCAGCTGATTGTGATTGTTTGTCTGTCTTATGGACAGGCAGAAGATTCCACCAACAAGCAACCCATCTCTGATGACAGCCGTGACCCTTTCAGTACCCTTTTCTCTGGCCTGTCTGCCGAGGTGGGGAACCTGAGGAGGGAGGTTGAGGACTTGAGAAAGTCACGCAACT CTGTAGGTGTGGCCTTCTCAGCTGCCCTGAGACCTCCTATCCAGGACAATGAGGGCTACGGCAACACCGGGCCCTACCAGGGAGACACCAACCTGGTCCACAGTCACATCATCACCAACGTTGGCAATGCGTTCAGCCCCCAGACAG GAGCATTCACAGCACCAGTACATGGAGTCTACTACTTCACTTTCACCTCCTATACCTGGAAAAATGAGGCCAGCATCGGTGTGGCCCTTTACAAGAACCAAGAGCAGGTAGCTCTGGTCTATGAGTATCAGGACAAGGGGGACAATGAAGACTTTGCGTCCAACGGGGCCACCCTGCAGCTGGCCAAAGGAGACATCGTTTACCTGGTCCTACCGTCTGGTTTCCAGGTGACCAGTAATGCTTTCAAAAACCTCAGCACCTTCAGTGGCTTCCTTCTCTTCCAGGTTGAAGGATAA